Below is a genomic region from Chthoniobacterales bacterium.
CCGGGAAACCGTCCGATATTTCTCGCAGGAGAAGAGAAAAGCCCGTCTCCGGGCCGGCCGTTCCCCTCCCCAAACCATCCACCCATCCCCGCCATGAGACCGCTTCTCTTCGAGAACTGCCGCTCCTACCTCCTCGCCCACGCCGCCCCGCCGCCGCCGGAGACGCCACCTCCGCCGCTTCGCGCGATCACGATCTCCCGCCAAACCGGAGCTGGCGCGATCACCGTCGGGCGGCTCCTCATGAACGAATTCGAAAATCGTCCGGGCCACGATCCGCATCGCCCGTGGGCGGTCTTCGACCGGGAACTCGTGCAGCGCGTCCTGCGCGACCACAAACTTCCGTCGACGCTGGAGCCCTATCTGCCGGAGGACTCCCGCCCGAAGGTCATCGACGTCATCGAAGACCTGCTGGGGATCCATCCGCCGAACTGGACCCTCGTCGAACACACGAAGCACACCATCCTTCGTCTTGCCGAGACGGGGAATGTCATCATCGTCGGCCGCGGCGGAAACCTCGTCACGAAGAGCCTCGGCCACGTCTTTCATGTCCGCCTTGTCGCGCCAATCAATACCCGCGTCCGCCACATTCGGGATTACTACAACCTCAGCCAGGCCGATGCCGTGGACTTCATCAAAAAGGAAGACCGCGCCCGGGCTCGCTACATCCGCGAGCACTTCGCTGCCGATGTGGAGGATTCGCTCCAGTATCACCTCACGATCAACACGGGCCTCATCGGATTCCCCCAGACTGCGCATCTCATCGCGGACGCGGTCTTGCAGACGATGTCCGCGTCACCCCCGCGCAATTCAGGAGCCGTCATGGCCAATATCCGGAGAGTCGAATGATTCCGGTGGGAGAGAATCCGAACGAGATCAGCCTCCGCATTTCTCTTCCAAAACCATGAAATCCCACGATTCATCCGACCTCGATGGCCACCTTCCCGCCTCGTCCCCGGCGCCGCGTCCCGGCCGATCCATTCGCGCAGATCGCAGTGTGAAGTTCAGCGTGAGCATGCCGACTGATCTCGTAAACTTCCTCGATTCCCGGTGCGTGGCCTTCCGCACGGGACGCAGCGAGTTTCTGCAACTTATCGTGGATGCCGAGCGCGACCACCCGCGCCGCGAATTCACGAAACGCGCCCGCACCGCGACTCGCACCGCTTAGGCAACGTTCTCCCGAAATCTCGGAAAAAGAGAGCCGATGGCCGGATTTGAACCGGCGACCCGCTCATTACGAATGAGCTGCTCTACCCCTGAGCTACATCGGCGTGACGTCCGATCCTTCGCAGATCGGGACTGGAAAGAATGCACGGTCTGCGCCCGCGCTCAATCATAAATTGCGACGAAACGCTACTCGTCGGCTTCCACGTGGGCGGCGTCGGCGCCAATCGCCGCGCACAAGCCCTTGCGTCCGCGCACCTTCACGAAGTCGAGGAAGCGCCTGCCCTCCGGCCCCCACTCCATCTCGAGGCTCTTCTCGATGGCCTGGCTTACGTTCATCCCGCTCCGATAAATCAGATTGTAGGCGCGCTTCACGTCCTGGCGGGCCTCGGCGCCGAGCCCCTTGCGACGCATCCCCACGGCATTGATGCCGCAAATGACGTTGATGATCTTCCCGACCGTGAACGGCGGGACATCCTTGCTCCATGCGGTGCCGCCACGGATCATCGTCATGTCGCCGACGCGGATGAGCTGGTGAAACACCGCGCCGCCGCCGAGCACGACGTCGCTGCCGACCTGCACGTAGCCAGCGAGCAGGCAGTTGTTCGCGATTACGTTGCGGTCACCGATCTCGACATTGTGGCCGGCGTGAACGCCGACCATGAGGAGGTTGCCGTTGCCAATGCGCGTGGCGGTGCCGGCCTTCGTGCCGCGGTGAATCGTCA
It encodes:
- a CDS encoding cytidylate kinase-like family protein, which gives rise to MRPLLFENCRSYLLAHAAPPPPETPPPPLRAITISRQTGAGAITVGRLLMNEFENRPGHDPHRPWAVFDRELVQRVLRDHKLPSTLEPYLPEDSRPKVIDVIEDLLGIHPPNWTLVEHTKHTILRLAETGNVIIVGRGGNLVTKSLGHVFHVRLVAPINTRVRHIRDYYNLSQADAVDFIKKEDRARARYIREHFAADVEDSLQYHLTINTGLIGFPQTAHLIADAVLQTMSASPPRNSGAVMANIRRVE
- the lpxA gene encoding acyl-ACP--UDP-N-acetylglucosamine O-acyltransferase, coding for MNIHPTAIVSPRARLGKNITIGPGAVIEDEVTIGDDCTIQARAILTSRVTLGARNLVGYGAVIGAAPQDFAHDESIPSEVVIGDDNVLREYVTIHRGTKAGTATRIGNGNLLMVGVHAGHNVEIGDRNVIANNCLLAGYVQVGSDVVLGGGAVFHQLIRVGDMTMIRGGTAWSKDVPPFTVGKIINVICGINAVGMRRKGLGAEARQDVKRAYNLIYRSGMNVSQAIEKSLEMEWGPEGRRFLDFVKVRGRKGLCAAIGADAAHVEADE